One genomic region from Prevotella sp. Rep29 encodes:
- a CDS encoding HD domain-containing protein has product MEFVEQNILPRYNSFDKAHNVTHAMRVINRSVELAKRIGADVNMAYAIAAYHDLGLEGQRAIHHLTSGKILAADARLKKWFSDEQRRIMREAVEDHRASASRSPRSIYGKIVAEADRDLEPETVIRRTIEFGLSHEPSGTSREMHWQRFMKHMQEKYSQTGYIKLWIPGSANEQHLARLRNLIEQPDELRKLFDRIFDEECLEQ; this is encoded by the coding sequence ATGGAATTTGTAGAGCAGAACATTCTTCCGCGTTACAATTCATTTGACAAGGCGCACAACGTGACACATGCCATGCGTGTCATCAACCGTTCCGTCGAACTGGCTAAGCGCATCGGCGCGGATGTCAACATGGCATACGCCATCGCTGCCTATCATGATTTGGGACTCGAAGGGCAACGTGCCATCCATCACCTCACCAGTGGGAAAATCCTGGCAGCCGACGCCCGCCTGAAAAAGTGGTTCTCCGACGAGCAGCGGCGCATCATGCGCGAAGCCGTAGAAGACCATCGGGCATCGGCAAGCCGCAGTCCGAGAAGCATCTATGGGAAAATTGTCGCTGAAGCTGACCGCGACCTGGAACCGGAAACCGTCATACGGCGGACCATCGAATTTGGACTCAGCCACGAACCTTCCGGAACAAGCAGGGAGATGCACTGGCAACGGTTCATGAAACACATGCAGGAGAAATACTCGCAAACCGGATACATCAAGCTATGGATTCCCGGTTCTGCCAACGAACAGCATCTTGCACGGCTGCGCAACCTCATCGAACAGCCCGACGAACTGCGCAAACTGTTCGACCGCATATTTGACGAGGAATGTCTTGAACAATAA
- a CDS encoding nucleotide exchange factor GrpE, with product MDKTKENIEEEAENLINEETETTAEENVSEAEDTTPQEEETENEEEAEEKDPLEAANEEIEQLKDKFLRTVAEFENYKKRTLKEKTELILNGAEKTVDAFLPVVDDFERALITAEKADDVAALKEGMELIYKKFMKTLEGLGVKKIETEDADFDVDYHEAVAMVPAADDDKKGKVIDCIQTGYTLNDKVIRHAKVAVGQ from the coding sequence ATGGACAAGACAAAAGAAAACATAGAGGAAGAAGCAGAAAACCTGATCAACGAAGAGACGGAAACGACTGCTGAAGAAAACGTTTCTGAAGCCGAAGACACCACGCCACAGGAAGAAGAAACGGAAAATGAGGAGGAGGCTGAAGAGAAAGACCCGCTGGAGGCTGCCAACGAGGAGATAGAACAGTTGAAAGACAAATTCCTCCGGACAGTTGCCGAATTCGAGAACTACAAAAAACGCACACTCAAAGAGAAGACTGAACTGATTCTCAACGGTGCTGAAAAAACCGTTGACGCATTCCTTCCCGTGGTCGATGACTTCGAGCGCGCCCTCATAACGGCAGAGAAAGCTGACGATGTGGCAGCACTGAAAGAGGGAATGGAACTCATCTACAAGAAGTTCATGAAGACACTCGAAGGGCTCGGCGTCAAGAAAATCGAAACCGAGGATGCTGACTTCGACGTAGATTACCACGAGGCAGTAGCAATGGTGCCCGCAGCAGACGATGACAAGAAAGGAAAAGTCATCGACTGCATCCAAACGGGATACACTCTGAACGACAAAGTGATACGACACGCGAAAGTGGCTGTCGGACAATAA
- a CDS encoding FtsK/SpoIIIE domain-containing protein, with product MTQKIEKCIEQVRIKLKKEQEVKEKDIFKSIQQTSSEIESMIRESKFSAFSMVDFDNQSLTGIKQETGLPKLLRIGKLYPTNVNSEKKQLFTKPLLLPYTETQAISFILKENDQKEIHVLFSLLAFRLMLSLPQNLCRFYFVDNNFGRDFSLINRIDKKVLGNAVITNQNELNHLISELEQTVIESYQKHLVSYETLEEYNAASPDMQEPYHFVFIANFPAGFSAESAEKLYNLISRGNAAKAGIHIFYSIDTKYKPAFGIDVSRFTDISCRIYQNSPIDYEIENSVFSKKFNDSFNIILDNTLPKNIDEIINLINHKKVEKTQVSFLEHYKQRLQQNDIWKGSAIDNIKIPLGFVNPRKVQYLNFGKQTNDYFGLIGGLPGTGKTVLLHNIILWGALEYSHQELNYYLIDCKNGTGFNAYKKLPHVKILSVSNDREFAASALGSLINEMYHRADLFKKASSEKGKLIENIHTYRKETGKSLPRILTIVDEFQVLFEHEDKISRVIRETLNKLFTEGRAFGISILLCSQGLGRVDVPIKNITWRLSFRLLSNMESEKILGNDGALKLTRIGNAIINNQNGEKSHNINFQVGFIDDVYPLVEKIRDKFEQEFPNEQLNQFISDGNTSGRIDLNVPFRELLKSDDFKVNDRYCDVYLGEPSFIRTEHAYIRIRKQQASNVVMVGNDLRSAITLIGLMNYQIFKQSSQESKFYIIDSFNIDNEFYDRLKFAKGYIPNLEYFSSKQISTIVDEIYSELELRIEKENNREQVAGRVLLSILYMQNCRELKKDGYNISPTTKKLIRIIKEGPEYGIHVICHSLTYQGLQEILDANTLGEFENRLALDSGKSMSIITEQTASRIEYKGAILLQAPDEFTTYNPDLIRVYSKCTLKETNDNIKFINQLIK from the coding sequence ATGACGCAGAAAATAGAAAAATGTATTGAGCAGGTCAGAATTAAACTGAAAAAAGAACAAGAAGTAAAAGAAAAGGATATTTTTAAAAGTATTCAGCAAACTTCTTCTGAAATTGAAAGTATGATAAGAGAATCCAAATTTTCTGCTTTCAGTATGGTGGATTTTGATAATCAGTCTTTAACAGGTATAAAACAGGAAACGGGATTACCAAAACTCTTACGCATAGGAAAACTATATCCGACCAATGTCAATAGTGAAAAAAAGCAGTTATTTACAAAGCCTTTACTCCTTCCATACACAGAAACCCAAGCTATATCTTTCATTTTAAAAGAAAACGATCAAAAAGAAATTCATGTATTGTTTAGTCTTTTGGCTTTTAGGTTGATGCTTTCTTTACCGCAAAATTTATGTCGTTTTTATTTTGTTGATAATAATTTCGGGCGAGATTTTTCTTTAATAAATCGGATAGACAAGAAAGTATTAGGCAATGCAGTTATAACAAACCAAAACGAACTTAATCATTTAATATCTGAATTGGAACAGACTGTTATAGAATCATATCAGAAACATCTTGTTTCTTATGAAACTTTAGAAGAATATAATGCAGCAAGCCCAGATATGCAGGAACCTTATCATTTCGTCTTTATTGCAAACTTCCCTGCTGGTTTCTCTGCAGAATCCGCAGAAAAACTTTATAATTTAATTAGCCGAGGAAATGCTGCAAAAGCAGGTATTCATATTTTTTACAGTATTGATACAAAATACAAACCTGCTTTCGGTATAGATGTTAGTCGTTTTACAGATATCTCTTGCCGTATTTATCAAAATTCCCCCATTGATTATGAGATAGAAAACTCTGTCTTTTCAAAGAAATTCAATGATTCTTTTAATATTATTCTTGACAATACTTTGCCAAAAAATATAGATGAAATAATCAATCTAATCAACCATAAAAAAGTTGAAAAAACTCAAGTATCTTTTCTTGAACACTACAAACAGCGTTTACAGCAAAATGATATATGGAAAGGTAGCGCAATCGACAATATAAAAATTCCACTAGGTTTTGTTAATCCAAGAAAAGTACAATATTTGAATTTTGGGAAACAAACTAATGATTATTTTGGATTGATAGGAGGATTGCCTGGCACAGGAAAAACTGTTTTACTTCATAATATCATTCTTTGGGGTGCATTAGAGTATTCACATCAAGAGTTAAATTACTATCTTATTGATTGTAAAAACGGTACAGGATTTAATGCATATAAAAAGCTTCCACACGTTAAAATTCTTTCCGTATCAAATGATCGAGAGTTTGCTGCAAGTGCATTAGGCTCCTTGATAAATGAAATGTATCATCGTGCAGACCTTTTTAAAAAAGCAAGTTCAGAAAAAGGAAAACTTATTGAAAACATTCATACTTATCGCAAAGAAACAGGAAAATCTTTACCACGTATTTTAACAATTGTGGATGAATTTCAAGTACTGTTTGAACATGAAGACAAGATCTCTCGAGTTATTCGTGAAACCCTAAATAAATTATTTACTGAAGGACGAGCCTTTGGTATTAGCATTTTATTGTGCAGTCAAGGATTGGGACGTGTTGATGTTCCGATTAAGAATATTACTTGGCGTTTATCTTTCCGTTTGCTGTCTAATATGGAGTCGGAAAAAATATTAGGTAACGATGGGGCACTGAAACTTACACGAATAGGCAATGCCATTATAAATAATCAGAATGGGGAGAAATCTCATAATATCAATTTTCAAGTGGGCTTTATTGATGACGTGTATCCTTTGGTAGAAAAAATCCGTGACAAATTTGAACAGGAATTCCCGAATGAACAATTAAATCAATTTATTTCGGACGGCAACACATCAGGAAGAATTGACTTGAATGTCCCGTTTAGAGAACTACTGAAATCTGATGACTTTAAAGTAAATGACCGTTATTGCGATGTGTATTTAGGCGAGCCTTCGTTTATTCGTACAGAACATGCTTATATACGTATAAGAAAGCAACAAGCGTCGAATGTCGTGATGGTTGGTAATGATCTGCGTTCTGCAATAACTCTTATTGGACTAATGAATTATCAGATATTTAAACAGAGTAGTCAAGAGAGTAAGTTTTATATTATTGATAGTTTTAATATAGACAATGAATTTTATGATAGATTAAAATTTGCAAAAGGTTATATTCCTAATTTGGAATATTTTAGTTCAAAACAAATTAGTACAATTGTTGATGAGATATATTCGGAACTTGAATTACGAATAGAAAAAGAAAATAATAGAGAACAGGTAGCTGGTCGGGTGTTATTGTCCATTTTGTATATGCAAAATTGTAGGGAATTAAAAAAAGATGGATACAATATTTCACCAACAACAAAAAAACTTATTCGGATTATAAAAGAAGGACCAGAATATGGCATCCACGTTATTTGTCATTCTTTGACCTATCAAGGACTACAAGAAATTTTGGATGCAAATACACTCGGAGAATTTGAGAATCGTCTTGCTCTTGATAGTGGAAAGTCCATGAGCATTATTACAGAACAAACAGCTTCTCGCATAGAATATAAAGGGGCAATATTATTACAGGCACCAGATGAGTTTACAACTTATAATCCTGATCTCATACGCGTTTATTCAAAGTGTACTTTGAAAGAAACTAACGATAACATAAAATTTATAAATCAATTAATAAAATAA
- a CDS encoding nucleoside deaminase, which yields MNKKELMQRAIDLSIESVKKGGGPFGAVIAKDGKIVAEGSNNVTIDCDPTAHAEVSTIRKACKKLGTFDLSGCEIYTSCEPCPMCLGAIYWAHLDKIYYANDRKDAGKIGFDDDFIYKEFDLKPADRLKPSEVLMRKEALEAFRLWEKKEDKTEY from the coding sequence ATGAACAAGAAAGAATTGATGCAGAGAGCCATTGACCTCTCTATTGAAAGTGTGAAGAAAGGCGGCGGACCCTTTGGTGCCGTCATTGCCAAAGACGGGAAAATCGTTGCCGAAGGCAGCAACAACGTGACCATCGACTGCGACCCCACTGCCCACGCAGAAGTGTCAACCATCCGCAAGGCATGCAAGAAACTTGGTACGTTCGACCTCAGCGGATGCGAAATCTACACCTCGTGCGAACCCTGTCCGATGTGTCTCGGAGCCATCTACTGGGCACATCTCGACAAAATTTACTATGCCAACGACAGAAAGGATGCAGGGAAAATCGGGTTCGACGACGATTTCATCTACAAGGAGTTCGACCTGAAACCTGCCGACCGGCTGAAACCGTCGGAAGTTCTCATGCGCAAAGAGGCTCTGGAAGCCTTCCGCCTATGGGAGAAGAAGGAAGACAAAACAGAATATTGA
- a CDS encoding RluA family pseudouridine synthase produces MKTNGYQQKDQYSHYVVREAQPLLEWLLENLKLSRSKVKATLQGRGIKVNGKTVTQFDFPLQAGMRISVSKTKKNDLFKSRYVKVVYEDRFLIVVEKAEGILSMAAGARSMNVKSVLDDYFLKSRQKCRAHVVHRLDRDTSGLMVYAKDMETEQIFEHEWQQIVYDRRYVAVVSGEVEEEGGTIANWLKDNKAFVTYSSPVDNGGKYAVTHFHTLARTTEHSLVEFSLETGRKNQIRVHSADMGHPVCGDAKYGNGDDPLHRLCLHAYILCFYHPVTGERMEFETPVPTAFRKMFK; encoded by the coding sequence ATGAAGACGAATGGATATCAACAGAAGGACCAGTATAGTCACTATGTGGTGCGTGAGGCGCAGCCGCTTTTGGAGTGGCTGCTGGAGAATCTGAAGCTGAGCCGCTCGAAGGTGAAGGCGACGTTGCAGGGCAGGGGCATCAAGGTGAACGGGAAAACGGTGACGCAGTTCGACTTCCCGCTGCAGGCGGGCATGAGAATCAGCGTGAGCAAGACGAAGAAGAACGACCTGTTCAAGAGCCGTTACGTGAAAGTGGTCTATGAAGACCGCTTCCTCATCGTCGTGGAAAAGGCAGAGGGAATCCTCTCGATGGCTGCCGGTGCGCGGTCGATGAATGTGAAATCGGTGCTTGACGACTATTTCCTGAAGAGCCGCCAGAAGTGCCGTGCGCATGTGGTGCACCGTCTGGACCGCGATACGTCCGGGCTGATGGTCTATGCCAAGGACATGGAGACGGAGCAGATTTTTGAGCACGAGTGGCAGCAGATTGTCTATGACCGCCGCTATGTGGCTGTGGTCAGCGGCGAAGTGGAGGAGGAAGGCGGCACGATAGCCAACTGGCTGAAGGACAACAAGGCGTTTGTGACCTACTCGTCGCCGGTGGACAACGGCGGAAAATATGCGGTGACGCATTTCCACACGTTGGCGCGCACGACGGAGCATTCGCTCGTGGAGTTCTCATTGGAGACCGGACGGAAGAACCAGATTCGCGTGCATTCGGCTGATATGGGGCACCCTGTCTGCGGTGATGCGAAATATGGAAATGGCGACGACCCGCTCCATCGGCTCTGTCTTCATGCCTACATACTGTGTTTCTACCACCCGGTGACGGGCGAACGGATGGAGTTCGAAACGCCTGTCCCCACCGCATTTAGAAAAATGTTTAAATAG
- a CDS encoding GH92 family glycosyl hydrolase, with amino-acid sequence MKVRTFLVITSMTMMCMLTHAQQPVDYVDPFIGTTNFSVCNPGAVLPHGMMSVVPFNVMGSDLNEQDKDARWWSAPYEYNNKYMTGFAHGTLSGVGCPEMGTLLTMATSGPLNVDYRSYGTTYRNEQATPGYYSVELEKYGIRAELSATLRSSIERYTFKKGEGHILLNIGDGLTNEVGGMIKKVSETEIEGMRLLGTFCYNAQAVFPVYFVMRVSKKPDACGYWKKQPPMTGVKAAWDSDNGKYKLYTSYHKEMAGNEIGYFFNFDCEDGEQIEVQMGISFVSIANARENLEKEQPTFAFEDTRKKARDAWEKTLETITVEGGTEKQKRIFYTALYHTQLHPNILQDVNGQYPEMENGKIGTTNGNRYTVFSLWDTYRNLHQLETLLYPEKQTDMVRSMISMYKEWGWMPKWELYGRETWTMEGDPSIPVITDTYLKGLRDFDINTAYEAFRRSATLPGKENKMRPDNDPYLEKGYVPIGTYAADASGDNSVSHALEYYIADHALSSLAEALGKKADAKRFREQSLRYKKYYSKEDGTLRPLMQDGTFLTPFNPKDGADFSNAPGFHEGSAWNYTFYVPHDIYGLARLMGGNKAFVSKLQRVFDEGLYDPANEPDIAYPYLFSYFKGEEWRTQKIVGELLEKHYKDTPDGIPGNDDCGTMSAWAIFSMIGLYPDCPGSPYYTLTTPTFDKITIHLDRRYYPGGDLVIETQRAENDARYIKSMTLGGKALKKFRISHEELIKGKTLRIYSGTR; translated from the coding sequence ATGAAGGTCAGAACATTTCTCGTGATAACAAGCATGACAATGATGTGCATGCTGACACACGCCCAGCAGCCTGTCGATTACGTGGACCCGTTCATCGGGACAACCAATTTCAGCGTATGCAACCCCGGAGCGGTACTCCCCCACGGCATGATGTCCGTAGTGCCCTTCAACGTCATGGGCTCCGACCTGAACGAACAGGACAAGGATGCCCGCTGGTGGTCGGCACCCTACGAATACAACAACAAGTATATGACCGGCTTCGCACACGGAACACTCAGCGGCGTGGGATGTCCCGAGATGGGAACCCTTCTTACCATGGCGACAAGCGGACCGCTCAACGTTGATTACCGCAGCTATGGGACAACCTACCGCAACGAGCAAGCCACGCCTGGATACTACTCCGTAGAACTCGAGAAATACGGCATTCGTGCCGAGCTCTCAGCCACGCTCCGCTCGTCCATCGAGCGATACACGTTCAAGAAGGGCGAAGGGCATATCCTGCTCAACATCGGCGACGGACTGACCAACGAGGTCGGAGGAATGATCAAGAAGGTCAGCGAGACAGAAATTGAGGGCATGCGACTGCTCGGCACGTTCTGCTACAATGCGCAAGCCGTATTCCCAGTCTATTTCGTCATGCGCGTGTCGAAGAAACCCGACGCCTGCGGATATTGGAAAAAGCAACCGCCCATGACCGGTGTCAAAGCGGCATGGGACAGCGACAACGGGAAATACAAGCTCTACACGAGCTACCACAAAGAGATGGCAGGCAACGAGATAGGCTATTTCTTCAACTTCGACTGCGAGGACGGTGAACAGATTGAGGTGCAGATGGGAATATCTTTCGTCTCCATTGCCAATGCCCGTGAAAATCTGGAGAAGGAACAGCCGACATTCGCTTTTGAAGATACCAGGAAAAAGGCAAGAGACGCTTGGGAGAAAACACTCGAGACCATCACCGTGGAGGGCGGAACAGAGAAGCAAAAGCGCATCTTCTACACGGCGCTCTACCACACACAGCTGCATCCTAACATCCTGCAGGACGTGAACGGACAATATCCCGAAATGGAAAACGGGAAAATCGGAACGACAAACGGCAACCGATATACCGTCTTCTCGCTATGGGACACCTATCGCAACCTCCACCAACTCGAAACGTTGCTCTATCCTGAGAAACAGACGGACATGGTGCGCTCCATGATTTCCATGTACAAGGAATGGGGATGGATGCCCAAATGGGAACTCTACGGACGGGAGACGTGGACGATGGAGGGCGACCCATCCATTCCGGTCATCACCGACACCTACCTGAAAGGGCTCCGCGACTTCGATATCAACACGGCATACGAAGCCTTCCGGCGTTCTGCCACGCTGCCTGGAAAGGAAAACAAGATGCGACCCGACAACGACCCTTACCTCGAAAAGGGATATGTGCCGATTGGAACCTACGCCGCAGACGCCTCCGGAGACAACTCCGTGAGCCATGCACTCGAGTACTACATCGCCGACCATGCACTGAGTTCTCTGGCAGAGGCACTCGGAAAGAAAGCCGATGCCAAGCGCTTCCGCGAACAAAGTCTGCGCTACAAGAAATACTACTCGAAGGAAGACGGCACGCTGAGACCGCTCATGCAGGACGGCACGTTCCTCACTCCCTTCAACCCGAAAGACGGTGCCGACTTCTCCAACGCACCGGGATTCCACGAGGGCAGCGCATGGAACTATACCTTCTACGTGCCACACGACATCTACGGACTGGCACGGCTGATGGGTGGCAACAAAGCGTTTGTCAGCAAGTTGCAACGCGTGTTCGACGAGGGACTATACGACCCTGCCAACGAACCCGACATCGCCTACCCATACCTCTTCAGCTACTTCAAGGGCGAAGAATGGCGCACACAGAAGATTGTAGGCGAACTGCTTGAGAAACACTATAAAGACACGCCCGACGGCATTCCCGGAAACGACGACTGCGGAACAATGTCGGCATGGGCAATCTTCTCCATGATAGGGCTCTATCCCGACTGCCCGGGCTCACCCTACTACACACTGACGACACCCACGTTCGACAAGATTACCATCCACCTCGACAGACGCTACTATCCGGGCGGAGACCTCGTCATCGAAACGCAACGCGCGGAAAACGACGCACGCTACATCAAGAGCATGACACTCGGTGGAAAAGCGCTGAAGAAATTCCGCATCTCACATGAAGAACTCATCAAGGGGAAAACGCTGCGAATCTATTCAGGCACAAGATAA
- the dnaJ gene encoding molecular chaperone DnaJ, whose product MAKRDYYEVLGVDKNASEDDIKKAYRKIAIKYHPDRNPGNKEAEEKFKEAAEAYDVLHDPQKRQQYDQFGFDGPAGMGGFGGFSGGGFSMDDIFSMFGDIFGGHGSGFGGFSGGRGRAQYRGSDLRLKVRLSLQEISTGVTKKFKVKKDVTCSHCHGSGAENGSAAETCPTCHGSGVVTRTTQSIFGMMQTQSTCPTCNGEGKVIKNKCRECSGSGVVKGEEVVEIKIPAGVAEGMVVNVPGKGNAGKHNGVNGDIQVFIEEEENDTFIRDGNNLIYNLLLDFPTAALGGQMEIPTIEGTKVRIKIEPGTQPGKTLRLRGKGLPAVQGYGRGTGDLVVNVSVYVPKTLSRDEKNALEQMKESDNFKGDAATKQSIFQKFRNYFN is encoded by the coding sequence ATGGCAAAGAGAGACTATTACGAGGTGCTTGGCGTTGACAAGAACGCCTCAGAAGACGACATCAAGAAGGCTTATCGCAAGATTGCCATCAAATACCACCCTGACCGCAATCCTGGCAACAAGGAGGCTGAAGAGAAATTCAAGGAAGCCGCCGAGGCATACGACGTGCTCCACGACCCGCAAAAACGTCAGCAGTACGACCAGTTCGGCTTCGACGGTCCCGCAGGCATGGGCGGCTTCGGAGGATTCAGCGGCGGAGGCTTCTCCATGGACGACATCTTCTCGATGTTCGGCGACATCTTCGGCGGACACGGAAGTGGCTTCGGAGGATTCAGCGGCGGACGCGGAAGGGCACAATACCGAGGCAGTGACCTGAGACTGAAGGTGCGCCTGTCGCTTCAGGAAATCTCTACCGGCGTCACGAAGAAATTCAAAGTGAAGAAAGACGTGACCTGCAGCCATTGCCACGGCAGCGGCGCAGAGAACGGCAGCGCGGCAGAAACCTGTCCGACCTGTCACGGAAGCGGTGTCGTAACTCGCACGACACAAAGCATCTTCGGCATGATGCAGACACAATCCACCTGCCCCACCTGCAACGGCGAGGGAAAGGTCATCAAGAACAAATGCCGCGAATGTAGCGGAAGCGGTGTCGTCAAAGGCGAGGAAGTGGTGGAAATCAAGATTCCCGCCGGCGTCGCCGAGGGAATGGTCGTCAACGTTCCCGGAAAGGGAAATGCCGGTAAGCACAACGGCGTGAACGGCGACATACAGGTGTTCATCGAGGAAGAAGAGAACGACACCTTCATCCGCGACGGAAACAACCTCATATACAACCTGCTGCTCGACTTCCCGACGGCTGCTCTCGGCGGACAAATGGAAATCCCGACCATCGAAGGCACCAAGGTAAGAATCAAGATAGAGCCTGGCACACAACCCGGCAAGACCCTGCGCCTACGCGGAAAAGGACTGCCCGCCGTGCAAGGCTACGGGCGAGGAACGGGCGACTTGGTGGTCAACGTCAGCGTCTATGTGCCCAAGACACTCAGCCGCGACGAGAAGAACGCCCTCGAACAAATGAAGGAAAGCGACAACTTCAAGGGAGATGCTGCAACCAAACAAAGCATCTTCCAGAAATTCCGCAACTATTTCAACTAA
- a CDS encoding ABC-F family ATP-binding cassette domain-containing protein, with protein MITLTNLAVQFGKRVLYKDVNIKFTPGNIYGIIGANGAGKSTLLKAISGELEPNKGTVELGPGERLSVLDQDHFKFDEFSVMDTVLMGHEPLWKNMKEREALYAKEEMTEEDGNLAAELELKFAEMNGWEAESEAAQLLQNLGVKEDIHYKQMSELSNNEKVRVMLAKALFGHPDNLLLDEPTNDLDLDTVQWLESYLSNLEQCVLVVSHDRHFLDAVSTQTVDIDFGKVTVFSGNYSFWYQSSQLALRQAQNQRQKAEEKRKELEEFIRRFSANVAKSKQTTSRKKMLEKLNVEEITPSTRKYPGIIFAMDREPGNQILEVEGLKAVDTDGTVLFDHVSFNIEKGQKTVFLSHNPKAMTALFEIINGNREPDAGTYKWGITITTAYLPLDNTEFFKSDMNLVEWLSQYGQGNEVVMKSYLGRMLFKQEEVEKKVNVLSGGEKMRCMIARMQLKNANCLILDTPTNHLDLESIQAFNNNLMQFKGNILFASHDHEFINTVADRIIELTPSGTIDKLMTYDDYIYDTAIKEQKEKMYS; from the coding sequence ATGATTACACTGACCAATTTAGCCGTTCAATTCGGCAAAAGAGTGTTGTATAAAGATGTGAACATCAAGTTTACACCAGGGAACATTTATGGAATTATCGGTGCCAACGGTGCCGGCAAATCGACGCTGCTGAAAGCCATCAGCGGCGAGCTGGAGCCGAACAAGGGGACGGTGGAACTGGGACCCGGTGAGCGTCTGAGCGTGCTGGACCAGGACCATTTCAAGTTTGACGAGTTCTCGGTGATGGACACCGTCTTGATGGGACACGAGCCATTGTGGAAAAACATGAAAGAGCGCGAGGCGCTGTATGCCAAAGAGGAGATGACCGAAGAGGACGGCAACCTCGCCGCTGAACTGGAATTGAAGTTTGCCGAGATGAACGGATGGGAGGCTGAGAGCGAAGCAGCACAGCTGTTGCAGAATCTGGGCGTGAAGGAAGACATACACTATAAGCAGATGAGCGAGTTGTCTAACAACGAGAAGGTGCGCGTGATGCTTGCCAAGGCGCTGTTCGGACATCCGGACAACCTGCTGCTCGACGAGCCGACGAACGACCTCGACCTCGACACCGTGCAATGGCTGGAGAGCTATCTGAGCAACCTGGAACAGTGTGTGCTCGTCGTCAGTCACGACCGTCACTTCCTCGATGCCGTCAGCACACAGACCGTAGATATCGACTTCGGAAAGGTGACTGTCTTCTCCGGCAACTACTCGTTCTGGTATCAAAGTTCGCAGTTGGCGCTCCGTCAGGCGCAGAACCAGCGGCAGAAGGCTGAAGAGAAACGCAAGGAACTGGAAGAGTTTATCCGTCGCTTCTCTGCCAACGTGGCAAAGAGTAAGCAGACCACCTCGCGCAAGAAGATGTTGGAGAAGCTGAACGTTGAGGAAATCACGCCATCTACGCGCAAATATCCGGGCATCATCTTCGCGATGGACCGCGAGCCCGGCAACCAGATTCTCGAGGTGGAGGGACTGAAGGCTGTCGATACGGACGGGACGGTGCTGTTCGACCACGTGTCGTTCAACATCGAGAAAGGACAGAAGACCGTCTTCCTCAGCCACAACCCGAAGGCGATGACCGCCCTATTCGAAATCATCAACGGCAACCGGGAGCCGGATGCCGGTACCTACAAATGGGGCATCACCATCACGACGGCGTACCTTCCGCTCGACAACACCGAGTTTTTCAAGAGCGACATGAACCTCGTGGAATGGCTCAGCCAATACGGACAGGGCAACGAAGTGGTCATGAAAAGCTATCTCGGACGCATGCTGTTCAAACAGGAAGAGGTGGAGAAGAAGGTGAACGTGCTCTCCGGAGGCGAAAAGATGCGCTGTATGATTGCGCGTATGCAGCTGAAAAATGCCAACTGCCTCATACTCGACACCCCCACCAACCACCTCGACTTGGAGTCTATACAGGCATTCAACAACAACTTGATGCAATTTAAGGGCAACATCCTGTTCGCAAGCCACGACCACGAGTTCATCAACACCGTTGCCGACCGCATCATTGAGCTGACTCCCAGCGGAACCATCGACAAGCTGATGACCTACGACGACTATATCTACGACACTGCCATTAAGGAACAAAAAGAGAAGATGTATTCTTGA